One genomic window of Daphnia pulex isolate KAP4 chromosome 12, ASM2113471v1 includes the following:
- the LOC124209683 gene encoding uncharacterized protein LOC124209683 produces MSASDHENTWKLLHPELLSQEELLCILRERNVKLDEETSQNKAQLVELFKRVAMPQSQRSCFQDKTSKMEVDLPSSPVKLNSLSRGYQLKQSSGSTTSSISHSNIASQLNKVKLKRNASEMSECTSTDGASPTKKREKITWP; encoded by the exons ATGTCAGCTTCGGACCATGAAAATACTTGGAAATTGCTACACCCCGAATTGTTGTCACAAGAGGAGCTTCTCTGTATTCTTAGAGag AGAAATGTAAAACTAGATGAGGAAACATCTCAAAATAAAGCTCAACTAGTGGAACTGTTTAAAAGAGTAGCAATGCCCCAGTCACAGCGATCTTGTTTTCAAGACAAGACAAGCAAAATGGAAGTAGACCTGCCATCTTCACCAGTCAAAct AAACTCACTTTCAAGAGGATATCAGTTGAAACAAAGTTCTGGTTCCACAACATCCAGCATATCGCACAGCAACATTGCAAGCCAGCTAAATAAAGTCAAACTCAAGCGCAATGCATCTGAAATGAGTGAGTGTACTTCTACAGATGGAGCAAGTCCTActaagaaaagggaaaagataaCATGGCCTTAA
- the LOC124208867 gene encoding glutaredoxin-3-like isoform X3, whose amino-acid sequence MAETGVLELTSQEHFETFVKSPKLVVIHFFAEWASECQPMNEVLDTLSKEDELKGVMFAKIPAENFPKISMQCKISAVPTFLFYLAGKQVDRLDGANAAKLTQMVKNNNAKAQTLEAASAPVLSGDVKPVEAVINTKSTAGNSDEILKKLINQAPVMLFMKGNAENPQCGFSRQAVAILKELKAEFGTFDIFTDEKVRQDLKIYSKWPTYPQLYIKGELIGGLDIMKEMVASGDLAEMLPKTGTLEERLKQLTNKAPLMAFIKGDRHVPKCGFTRQLIEILNDTKLPYETFDILTDEEVRQGLKTFSNWPTYPQVYVKGNLAGGLDIIKELREGGELLSTLKGE is encoded by the exons ATGGCTGAAACTGGAGTTCTGGAACTGACTTCGCAAGAGCACTTTGAGACTTTTGT AAAAAGTCCTAAACTTGTGGTGATTCACTTCTTTGCTGAATGGGCCTCAGAATGCCAACCTATGAATGAAGTGCTCGATACCTTGtcaaaagaagatgaattaAAG GGAGTGATGTTTGCTAAAATCCCAGCTGAAAATTTTCCCAAGATTTCTATGCAGTGTAAGATATCTGCAGTCCCCACCTTCCTTTTCTACTTGGCGGGGAAGCAAGTTGATCGTCTAGATGGTGCCAATGCAGCTAAGCTCACACAAATGGTCAAAAACAAT AATGCCAAAGCACAAACTCTGGAAGCTGCTTCTGCCCCTGTTTTGTCTGGAGATGTGAAACCAGTTGAAGCTGTTATAAATACCAAGTCAACTGCTGGAAATTCAGATGAAATCCTGAAAAAGTTAATTAATCAAGCACCTGTTATGTTGTTTATGAAAGGGAATGCTGAAAATCCTCAATGTG GATTTAGCAGGCAAGCAGTAGCTATTTTGAAAGAACTAAAAGCAGAATTCGGCACCTTTGACATCTTCACCGATGAGAAAGTGAGGCAAGATTTGAAGATCTACTCAAAGTGGCCAACATATCCTCAG CTTTACATCAAAGGAGAACTAATTGGTGGGCTAGACATCATGAAAGAAATGGTTGCAAGTGGAGATCTGGCTGAAATGTTACCCAAGACTGGCACTTTGGAAGAACG ATTGAAACAGCTGACAAACAAGGCTCCTCTGATGGCCTTCATTAAAGGCGACCGTCACGTCCCCAAATGTGGATTCACCCGCCAGTTAATTGAAATTCTGAACGATACCAA GTTGCCGTATGAAACTTTTGACATCTTGACTGACGAAGAGGTGAGGCAGGGCTTAAAAACGTTTTCCAACTGGCCCACGTATCCTCAAGTCTACGTCAAGGGCAATCTCGCCGGTGGCTTGGATATTATCAAAGAATTGCGGGAGGGTGGCGAGCTACTGTCAACTTTAAAGGGCGAGTAG